One genomic window of Vibrio rhizosphaerae includes the following:
- a CDS encoding ABC transporter permease, with protein MINLLLRRFCQLIFVGWSVGTVTFVMMKCLPGDMAFRIAAARYGYDYVNLQAAQRVAADLGLDRPVWEQYLSWMWDLAHFNLGQSMISGEAVSEKIMHHLGYSLWLAVVALSLSLLIAFPIGLYCARHAGQWHDRVTLLISSFMRAQPVFLIGLVLILCFALKLDLLPVAGFGRFEHVLLPALALALSLAALSNRMIRNTAKRIFDAPFYHFARLKGLSEAQTYAHHGQRNITLPLLAFIGVQAVGLVEGIVMIESLFSWPGIGHALSHAIFGRDIPVIQGAALLMGLLFVVINTGVDLVQYYFDPRYRRSAAGGLV; from the coding sequence ATGATTAATTTACTATTGCGCCGTTTTTGCCAACTGATCTTTGTCGGTTGGTCGGTCGGCACGGTGACGTTCGTGATGATGAAATGCCTGCCGGGAGATATGGCATTTCGTATTGCAGCGGCCCGTTACGGCTATGATTATGTTAATTTACAGGCCGCGCAGCGCGTGGCAGCAGACCTCGGTCTCGATCGGCCGGTGTGGGAACAGTATCTGAGCTGGATGTGGGATTTAGCGCATTTCAATCTCGGCCAGTCGATGATCAGCGGTGAGGCGGTGTCAGAGAAAATCATGCACCATTTGGGCTATTCATTATGGCTGGCGGTGGTGGCGCTGAGTTTGTCTCTGTTGATTGCTTTCCCGATTGGTCTTTACTGCGCACGTCATGCCGGACAATGGCATGACCGGGTCACGTTACTCATTTCCAGTTTTATGCGCGCCCAGCCGGTGTTTTTAATTGGTCTGGTGTTGATTTTATGCTTTGCGTTAAAACTTGATTTATTACCTGTGGCAGGGTTCGGCCGGTTTGAACATGTTTTGCTCCCGGCGCTGGCGCTGGCCTTGTCTCTGGCAGCCTTATCGAACCGGATGATTCGCAATACCGCCAAGCGTATTTTTGATGCGCCGTTTTATCATTTTGCGCGGCTGAAAGGCTTGAGTGAAGCACAGACTTACGCCCATCACGGCCAGCGTAATATTACGTTACCGCTGCTGGCATTTATCGGTGTCCAAGCTGTGGGACTGGTCGAAGGCATTGTGATGATTGAATCGCTGTTTTCCTGGCCGGGTATCGGCCATGCGTTGTCTCATGCAATCTTTGGCCGCGATATTCCGGTGATTCAGGGCGCTGCACTGTTGATGGGATTACTGTTTGTGGTGATTAATACCGGAGTTGATCTGGTGCAGTACTATTTTGATCCGCGCTATCGTCGCTCAGCCGCCGGAGGTCTGGTATGA
- a CDS encoding amino acid ABC transporter permease: protein MQNKTIMAYIEPRPAIQVKAGWQKWCRQNLFSSVFNTFLTIAGLLFVIWLVPTLLNWFIFDATFVGTSQADCVSGGACWLPVVNRIELFTYGMYPEAQQWRVDVAFGLAAIAIPMLYIKRFNKIVMLCYIAVLPFAMWMLLKGGNFGLETISTTKFAGIMLTLFLAIFGMVFALPLGILLALGRRSERPIIHWLSVAYIELVRSVPVITLLFMASLMIQLFLPPGQEFDVLLRVVAVLVLFTAAYMAETIRGGLQSIPQGQFEAAQALGFGYWRMMGQIILPQVLKNAIPPLLNQFVGILKETTLVMIVGVLDIVGVASSTLSNAKWVGLENEMYAFLAVFFFICCFSLSQYAAHLERRLK from the coding sequence ATGCAAAATAAAACTATCATGGCATATATTGAGCCTCGTCCGGCCATTCAAGTCAAAGCCGGATGGCAAAAATGGTGCCGTCAGAATTTATTCTCTTCGGTATTCAATACTTTTCTCACCATCGCAGGCTTATTGTTTGTTATCTGGCTGGTGCCGACACTGCTGAACTGGTTTATTTTTGATGCCACATTTGTGGGCACATCACAGGCGGACTGTGTGTCCGGCGGCGCCTGTTGGCTCCCTGTGGTGAACCGGATTGAGCTGTTCACCTATGGCATGTATCCGGAAGCGCAACAATGGCGCGTCGATGTCGCCTTTGGGCTCGCGGCTATCGCGATCCCGATGCTGTATATCAAACGCTTTAATAAGATTGTGATGCTTTGCTATATCGCGGTGTTGCCTTTTGCGATGTGGATGCTGCTCAAGGGTGGAAATTTTGGTTTAGAAACCATCTCGACAACGAAATTCGCCGGCATCATGCTGACGCTGTTTCTGGCAATTTTCGGCATGGTGTTTGCCCTGCCACTCGGTATTCTTCTTGCTCTGGGACGCCGTTCAGAACGACCGATCATTCATTGGCTCAGTGTCGCTTATATTGAGTTGGTTCGCTCTGTACCTGTCATCACCTTGCTGTTTATGGCCTCGCTCATGATTCAGTTGTTCTTGCCACCGGGCCAAGAATTCGATGTGTTACTGCGTGTGGTTGCGGTCTTGGTACTGTTCACCGCGGCCTATATGGCGGAGACAATTCGCGGCGGCCTGCAATCCATTCCGCAAGGACAATTTGAAGCGGCGCAAGCCCTTGGTTTTGGTTACTGGAGAATGATGGGACAAATCATTCTGCCGCAAGTTCTGAAAAATGCTATTCCACCGTTACTCAATCAGTTTGTCGGAATTTTAAAAGAGACAACGCTAGTGATGATCGTCGGTGTATTAGACATTGTCGGTGTTGCTTCCAGCACGCTCTCGAATGCGAAATGGGTTGGATTAGAAAATGAAATGTACGCATTTCTGGCCGTGTTTTTCTTTATCTGCTGTTTTTCACTCTCTCAATACGCTGCTCATTTAGAACGCCGCTTAAAATAA
- a CDS encoding amino acid ABC transporter substrate-binding protein produces MRLKSIAIVAYGLLSVGFSTASYANLKDDVIQRGTLKCGISSDKMGFSYINDQGKWAGMDVDYCRAVAAAVLGDPKKVEYITTTSKNRFTSLASGEIDILSRSTTWTVSRDAKLGADFTTIWFYDGQGFMTRKSLGIKSAAELNGATFCLSPGTTSEHNLADYFGSRGLTYRSVVFEKTEELYAAYQKGRCDALTNDVTGLAARRTLFKDPNQHVILPEVISKEPLGPYVKQGDNEWRDIVTMVGNALIEAEELGVTQQNAEKLAKSSPKPKIKRLLGTEGNLGTDLGLKNDWALKAIEATGNYGEIFARNVGVNSPLKFERGANALYTNGGLMYSPPFR; encoded by the coding sequence ATGAGACTAAAATCAATAGCAATTGTTGCATACGGGTTATTATCCGTTGGTTTCTCAACGGCCAGTTATGCAAATCTTAAAGATGATGTGATTCAACGTGGTACGCTGAAATGTGGTATTTCAAGCGACAAAATGGGCTTCTCATACATCAATGACCAAGGTAAATGGGCAGGCATGGATGTGGACTACTGCCGGGCAGTCGCAGCAGCCGTGTTAGGTGACCCGAAAAAAGTTGAATACATTACAACCACATCCAAAAACCGCTTCACTTCTCTCGCTTCCGGTGAGATTGATATTTTGTCTCGTTCGACAACCTGGACCGTTTCTCGCGATGCCAAACTGGGTGCTGATTTTACCACGATCTGGTTCTACGACGGTCAGGGTTTCATGACACGCAAATCCCTCGGAATTAAATCAGCAGCCGAGCTCAATGGCGCAACATTCTGCCTCTCTCCGGGAACCACCTCGGAACATAACCTTGCTGACTACTTTGGCTCCAGAGGCCTGACTTATCGTTCTGTTGTCTTTGAAAAGACAGAAGAACTGTACGCTGCCTATCAAAAAGGTCGTTGTGATGCTCTCACCAATGATGTTACAGGATTAGCGGCGCGCCGGACTCTGTTTAAAGATCCAAACCAGCACGTTATTCTCCCGGAAGTGATTTCCAAAGAACCGCTTGGCCCTTATGTTAAACAAGGTGACAACGAATGGCGTGATATCGTCACAATGGTCGGTAATGCACTGATCGAAGCAGAAGAGTTAGGTGTCACGCAACAAAACGCTGAAAAACTGGCTAAGTCGTCACCCAAGCCTAAAATTAAACGTCTGCTCGGGACTGAGGGAAATCTGGGAACTGATTTAGGCCTGAAAAATGACTGGGCGCTGAAAGCGATTGAAGCAACGGGGAACTACGGTGAAATCTTTGCCCGCAATGTCGGTGTCAATTCCCCCCTGAAATTTGAGCGTGGTGCGAACGCCCTGTACACCAACGGTGGCTTAATGTACTCCCCACCTTTCCGTTAA
- a CDS encoding ABC transporter permease — MKCYRTQWIGLSILTILLGFVIIEKLWLKGDIARQQLELAFTEPNWQEILGTDHYGRSNAARLADAIMNSLLMAGLCVTTASLLGTLSGVWAGWQKGWVDRIFSVWVNIVMALPGLILVLLFGAIFPGSFFFLFIAISITMWADYFRIIRSQTQAVVLSDAFESSRLFGFSRWYLFYRHIWPEIRSDVYTLSCFGAGHAILSLAALGFLYVGLRPPHAELGMMMVELFRYYDQGFWVLLQPIVVVSLLIFSFHLLAQGGSRT, encoded by the coding sequence ATGAAATGCTATCGAACCCAATGGATCGGCTTGTCGATTCTCACGATTCTGCTGGGATTTGTCATCATTGAAAAGCTTTGGCTCAAAGGGGATATTGCCCGTCAGCAGCTTGAACTGGCTTTTACCGAACCCAACTGGCAGGAAATTCTCGGCACCGATCATTACGGACGCAGTAATGCGGCACGGCTTGCCGATGCAATTATGAACTCGTTGCTGATGGCCGGGTTGTGTGTCACCACTGCTTCACTGCTCGGCACGCTGTCCGGCGTCTGGGCCGGATGGCAAAAGGGCTGGGTGGATCGCATTTTTTCGGTGTGGGTCAATATTGTGATGGCGTTACCGGGATTGATTCTGGTGTTGCTGTTCGGGGCGATTTTCCCCGGCTCCTTTTTCTTCCTGTTTATTGCTATCTCGATCACCATGTGGGCCGATTATTTTCGGATCATCCGCAGCCAGACACAGGCCGTAGTGCTCTCGGACGCATTTGAGTCGTCTCGCCTGTTCGGATTCAGCCGCTGGTATCTGTTCTATCGTCACATCTGGCCGGAGATCCGCAGCGATGTGTACACTTTGTCCTGTTTCGGAGCCGGTCATGCGATCTTATCACTGGCTGCTCTTGGCTTTTTGTATGTCGGGTTGCGTCCGCCCCATGCCGAGTTAGGCATGATGATGGTGGAACTGTTTCGCTACTATGATCAGGGTTTTTGGGTGTTATTACAGCCGATTGTGGTGGTGTCGCTGCTGATTTTCTCTTTTCATTTGCTGGCACAGGGAGGTTCACGGACATGA
- a CDS encoding DUF2956 family protein codes for MHKKQVIEPSQKTKEEAMDIARATQLPGQKKAETQRIAQGIEKGIALYKKQQKAKARAADKAKKQEEKSKARRQDDEQVTLVETKIETKVSPLPWMLLIASWIGFILFYFLR; via the coding sequence ATGCATAAAAAACAAGTAATAGAACCCTCACAAAAAACGAAGGAAGAGGCGATGGATATCGCTAGAGCTACACAGCTTCCTGGTCAAAAGAAAGCGGAGACACAACGTATCGCTCAAGGTATTGAAAAAGGTATTGCTCTTTACAAGAAACAACAAAAAGCTAAGGCAAGAGCTGCCGACAAAGCTAAAAAGCAAGAAGAGAAATCAAAGGCCAGACGCCAAGACGATGAGCAAGTGACATTAGTAGAAACCAAGATTGAAACAAAGGTATCACCACTACCTTGGATGTTATTAATTGCGTCATGGATCGGCTTTATATTGTTCTATTTTTTGAGATAG
- a CDS encoding ABC transporter substrate-binding protein, which yields MKKILLIIVVGIIAIAIYQHRQSQNNTQLTISGPFEFNGTELSRDGFLYSRLGVTESLTRLMPDGSVQPLLATEWTPFADGLVWRFSIRPGVVFHDGTPLNAEAVRQNLAYARSQPGVIRQVPIQAITVENGALVIALSQPYSPLLSVLAHYSLGIVSPVTLGKTGQGDAADNAQTGQGQAPSAVIGTGAYQVAMAHPPHKIEVTQNPDYWGEPAHIQSVSYLAGHRSESRALLVRSGQADIAYSIDPVSREGLKQSDQVTVESLALPRTVLLKLNLAHPQLRHQAVRKAISLALDREGMAATVLRLPGSAAYQLFSPSQSDWYIENLKHKYNLQQAKTLMMQQGWSYDDEGWLVRDGQPLSLTLTTYANRPELPVLATSIQNQLALLGIQVNVSIDNASAIPAKHHDNTLDMALMARNFGMMGSPLPILYDDFSSPRGSDWGHMNWDSPQIRAILTQLLGESDPHVARQLSQQVARIMADELPVIPIAYSQQLIAVNKRVSGFSFDPYEIDYRLKEMQLHD from the coding sequence ATGAAAAAAATATTGCTCATCATCGTGGTTGGCATCATCGCCATCGCGATCTATCAACATCGTCAGTCTCAGAATAATACCCAACTTACGATTTCCGGCCCGTTTGAATTTAACGGCACGGAGCTGTCGCGTGACGGATTCCTCTACAGCCGTCTTGGCGTCACCGAGTCTTTAACGCGCCTCATGCCCGATGGAAGTGTGCAACCCTTGTTAGCCACTGAGTGGACGCCATTCGCCGATGGGTTGGTATGGCGGTTTAGCATTCGTCCCGGGGTCGTTTTTCATGATGGCACGCCACTGAATGCTGAAGCGGTACGACAGAATTTAGCTTATGCGCGGTCACAACCGGGGGTGATTCGGCAGGTGCCGATTCAGGCCATTACGGTTGAAAACGGGGCATTAGTGATTGCGCTGTCTCAACCTTACAGTCCGTTGCTGAGTGTGCTGGCACATTACAGTCTGGGGATCGTTTCTCCGGTCACGCTGGGTAAAACGGGCCAAGGTGATGCAGCAGATAACGCACAAACGGGGCAGGGACAGGCACCGTCAGCTGTGATTGGGACCGGAGCATATCAGGTGGCTATGGCGCATCCGCCACATAAAATTGAAGTCACACAAAACCCGGACTATTGGGGAGAGCCGGCGCATATTCAGTCGGTCAGTTATTTGGCGGGGCACCGGAGTGAAAGCCGGGCGCTGTTAGTCCGCAGTGGTCAGGCTGATATTGCTTATTCAATTGATCCGGTCAGCCGGGAAGGTCTGAAGCAATCGGATCAGGTGACGGTGGAGTCACTTGCGTTGCCCCGGACCGTATTGTTGAAACTCAACCTCGCTCATCCGCAATTACGCCATCAGGCGGTACGAAAGGCGATCAGTCTGGCACTGGATCGGGAAGGAATGGCCGCGACGGTACTGCGTTTGCCCGGGTCGGCGGCGTATCAGCTTTTTTCCCCGTCACAATCCGACTGGTATATCGAGAACCTGAAACATAAATATAACCTCCAGCAGGCGAAGACGCTGATGATGCAGCAGGGGTGGTCTTATGATGATGAAGGTTGGCTCGTGCGTGACGGACAACCATTGTCACTGACGCTGACGACTTATGCCAACCGTCCTGAGTTACCGGTGCTGGCGACCAGCATCCAGAATCAACTGGCATTGTTGGGGATTCAGGTTAATGTCAGTATCGATAATGCCAGTGCCATTCCGGCTAAGCATCATGACAATACCCTTGATATGGCGCTGATGGCGCGTAACTTTGGCATGATGGGCAGTCCGTTACCGATTTTATATGATGATTTCTCTTCACCGCGAGGCAGTGACTGGGGCCATATGAACTGGGATTCTCCGCAAATTCGCGCCATTCTGACTCAACTTCTGGGTGAGTCTGATCCGCATGTCGCCCGGCAGTTGTCCCAGCAGGTTGCCCGAATCATGGCGGATGAACTGCCGGTGATTCCGATTGCTTACAGCCAGCAATTGATAGCGGTCAACAAGCGGGTGTCCGGATTCTCGTTTGACCCGTATGAAATTGATTATCGTCTCAAGGAAATGCAACTTCATGATTAA
- a CDS encoding pyridoxal phosphate-dependent aminotransferase, translating to MQNIGMSSKLDNVCYDIRGPVLKHAKRMEEEGHKILKLNIGNPAPFGFDAPDEILVDVIRNLPTSQGYCDSKGIYSARKAVVQHYQKKGLRALDVEDVYIGNGASELIVMSMQALLNNGDEMLVPAPDYPLWTASVSLSGGKAVHYLCDEDSDWYPDLEDIKKKITPNTRGIVLINPNNPTGAVYSRAFLLEFIEIARQHNLIIFADEIYDKILYDGATHTPIATLADDVLIATFNGLSKAYRVCGFRGGWMFLTGPKHLAASYVSGLDILASMRLCANVPMQHAIQTALGGYQSINELILPGGRLLEQRDRAWEMINQIPGVSCVKPKGAMYLFPKIDTKMYNIHDDQKMVLDFLIQEKVLLVQGSGFNWPKPDHFRIVTLPHVEDLEIAISRFERFLSTYRQ from the coding sequence ATGCAAAATATTGGGATGTCATCAAAACTTGATAATGTCTGCTACGACATCCGGGGTCCGGTACTCAAACATGCTAAGCGTATGGAAGAAGAAGGACATAAAATCCTAAAGCTGAATATCGGCAATCCGGCCCCTTTTGGCTTTGATGCCCCCGATGAAATTCTGGTTGATGTGATCCGTAATCTGCCGACATCGCAAGGTTATTGTGATTCCAAAGGAATCTATTCTGCCCGCAAAGCCGTGGTTCAGCATTATCAGAAAAAAGGATTGCGCGCCCTCGATGTCGAAGATGTCTATATCGGCAACGGTGCATCAGAGCTGATCGTGATGTCAATGCAGGCGCTGTTGAACAATGGCGATGAAATGCTGGTCCCCGCCCCGGATTACCCGCTGTGGACAGCCTCCGTTTCCCTCTCCGGCGGGAAAGCTGTGCATTACCTGTGTGATGAAGATTCAGACTGGTATCCCGATCTGGAAGATATTAAAAAGAAAATCACCCCGAACACACGCGGGATTGTCCTGATCAACCCGAACAACCCGACCGGTGCCGTTTATAGTCGCGCTTTCTTGCTGGAATTCATTGAAATTGCCCGCCAGCACAACCTGATCATTTTTGCCGATGAGATCTATGACAAGATTTTATACGACGGTGCGACCCATACCCCCATTGCAACACTGGCGGATGATGTCCTGATTGCCACATTCAACGGCTTGTCAAAAGCGTATCGTGTCTGTGGTTTCCGCGGCGGCTGGATGTTCCTGACCGGGCCGAAACATCTCGCTGCCAGTTACGTCTCTGGACTGGATATTCTCGCCTCGATGCGTTTGTGTGCCAATGTACCGATGCAGCACGCAATTCAGACCGCACTGGGCGGTTATCAGAGTATCAATGAACTGATTCTGCCCGGCGGCAGATTACTGGAACAGCGGGATCGGGCATGGGAGATGATCAATCAGATTCCGGGGGTTTCCTGTGTCAAACCGAAAGGTGCGATGTACTTGTTCCCGAAAATTGATACCAAGATGTACAACATTCATGACGATCAGAAAATGGTGCTCGATTTTCTGATTCAGGAGAAAGTGCTGCTGGTTCAGGGCAGCGGCTTCAACTGGCCGAAACCGGACCATTTCCGCATCGTCACCTTGCCGCATGTGGAAGATTTAGAAATTGCGATCAGTCGTTTTGAGCGCTTCCTCTCGACCTATCGGCAGTAA
- a CDS encoding ABC transporter ATP-binding protein — protein MTPLLEIRALSVWLGERCMVGPVSLTLEHGQSLTILGETGAGKSLLLKAIIGALPVPFTSQGEIWWAGQALHRMSASERENLWGRVFSILPQEPSLALDPLMRLSRQAEEVPALLRNHDAATCRTQSSQHFEAVGLTGHEAKYPVQLSGGMAQRGAYVCAVSGGGEILIADEPTKGLDDHHRARLVEMLQQYRQQGALLTVTHDIEVAEQLGGTILVIQHGTVVEQGEASTVLAGPQHAYTRQLVSAHPRHWPMLNHHQPGEVLLRVNQLKMAVEQRVLFEDLSFELRAGEVLGIRGPSGCGKSTLCQAVLGLRTPQAGEIEYLQPLAVGQKLKLYQDPPGAFASHVSLGTLIDDICRRYQIDDAVPLALMKRLHLDPALLQQSATQVSGGELQRFAILRVLLLKPKLLIADEPTTRLDPSTAQETLTLILEAVREINCALLLVSHEQSLLEKVCHRVIELAPEPTGSEEDDTMAAQSVATAESCTG, from the coding sequence ATGACCCCATTACTTGAAATTCGGGCCTTATCTGTCTGGCTTGGTGAGCGGTGTATGGTCGGGCCGGTCTCATTGACATTAGAGCACGGCCAGTCCTTGACCATTCTGGGCGAAACCGGGGCGGGAAAGAGTTTGCTGTTGAAGGCGATCATCGGTGCGCTGCCTGTCCCGTTTACCTCTCAGGGTGAAATCTGGTGGGCCGGGCAAGCACTGCATCGTATGTCTGCATCTGAACGGGAAAACTTATGGGGGCGGGTGTTTTCGATTTTGCCTCAGGAGCCGTCATTGGCACTCGACCCACTGATGCGATTGTCCCGGCAAGCAGAAGAAGTACCTGCGCTGTTGCGCAATCATGATGCGGCCACATGTCGCACTCAGAGTTCGCAACACTTTGAGGCGGTCGGTCTGACGGGACATGAGGCGAAATATCCGGTGCAGTTGTCGGGAGGCATGGCACAACGGGGCGCTTATGTGTGTGCGGTCAGTGGTGGCGGCGAAATCCTGATTGCGGATGAGCCGACCAAAGGGCTGGACGATCATCACCGGGCTCGTCTGGTTGAGATGCTACAACAGTACCGTCAGCAAGGGGCCTTACTGACGGTGACTCATGATATCGAAGTCGCAGAACAACTCGGCGGGACGATTCTGGTGATTCAGCACGGGACCGTGGTCGAGCAAGGGGAAGCAAGTACCGTGTTGGCCGGGCCGCAACATGCGTATACCCGCCAGTTGGTCAGTGCGCATCCGCGTCACTGGCCGATGCTCAATCATCATCAGCCCGGAGAGGTGCTCCTGCGGGTAAATCAGCTAAAAATGGCCGTTGAACAACGGGTGCTGTTTGAAGATTTATCGTTTGAACTGCGGGCCGGAGAAGTGTTGGGTATCCGCGGGCCAAGTGGCTGTGGGAAATCAACCTTGTGTCAGGCCGTGCTTGGTTTGCGCACACCGCAGGCAGGAGAGATTGAATATCTGCAACCGCTGGCGGTCGGGCAGAAACTGAAACTCTATCAGGATCCGCCCGGGGCATTTGCCTCCCATGTCAGTTTAGGCACGCTGATTGATGACATTTGTCGTCGCTATCAGATTGATGATGCGGTGCCACTGGCGCTGATGAAGCGGCTGCATTTGGATCCGGCTTTACTGCAACAGTCGGCCACACAGGTCTCCGGGGGCGAATTACAGCGCTTTGCGATTTTGCGAGTCTTGCTGCTGAAACCGAAGTTACTGATCGCAGATGAGCCGACCACACGGTTGGATCCATCTACCGCACAGGAAACCCTGACGCTGATCTTAGAGGCAGTGCGGGAAATAAATTGTGCGCTGTTACTGGTCAGTCACGAGCAGAGCTTGTTAGAGAAGGTATGTCACCGGGTGATTGAACTAGCACCGGAGCCAACGGGCAGTGAGGAAGATGACACCATGGCTGCCCAATCGGTGGCGACCGCTGAGTCATGTACCGGATGA
- a CDS encoding LysR family transcriptional regulator — translation MNVRWLKDFITLADCQKFSLAAQLNASSQAAFSRRIQQLEQHLNVELFDRSRTPVKLTPEGKRLYPIAAEMVQMAERCEEMVANKPNPMVFASLHTLACNFFPQWFTQVLRYMKTPLVSSIDSGVRSVTGYQAALQSQRADCLLFYQSNQATRYFESDEFEVLKLADDALVWVCGASFPLELLEDASIPHLTYAPSSQLLELSLPLLNVTPQAKKLSVVFQSTISESLLPMAIHGNGVACIPYSVAKAYIDDGRLIHIWSDYREPLEIVLVRLADSKSPHPYINEVFKHAKTIAGQGEK, via the coding sequence ATGAATGTTCGCTGGCTGAAGGATTTTATCACGTTAGCCGATTGCCAAAAATTTTCGTTGGCTGCTCAATTAAATGCATCTTCTCAGGCTGCGTTTAGTCGCAGAATTCAGCAGCTGGAGCAGCATCTGAATGTCGAATTGTTTGACCGAAGCCGGACGCCGGTCAAGTTAACGCCTGAGGGGAAGCGGCTTTATCCCATTGCCGCTGAAATGGTGCAAATGGCGGAACGCTGTGAAGAGATGGTGGCCAATAAGCCGAACCCGATGGTGTTTGCATCTTTGCATACTTTGGCCTGTAACTTTTTCCCGCAGTGGTTTACACAAGTATTGCGTTATATGAAGACACCGCTGGTCAGTAGCATTGATTCAGGAGTACGCTCGGTGACCGGTTATCAGGCTGCATTACAATCTCAGCGGGCAGACTGTTTGCTGTTTTATCAAAGCAATCAGGCGACACGTTATTTCGAATCTGATGAATTTGAGGTGTTAAAACTGGCAGATGATGCGTTGGTGTGGGTGTGCGGCGCTTCGTTTCCTCTCGAATTGCTGGAAGACGCATCGATTCCTCATTTGACGTATGCCCCGTCATCTCAGCTTTTGGAGTTATCTTTACCACTGTTGAATGTGACACCGCAGGCCAAAAAACTCTCGGTTGTTTTCCAGTCCACCATTTCCGAATCTTTGTTGCCGATGGCGATCCATGGCAATGGCGTGGCTTGTATTCCATATTCCGTGGCAAAGGCATATATCGATGACGGCAGGCTGATACACATTTGGTCGGACTATCGCGAGCCACTGGAAATCGTGCTGGTGCGACTGGCCGATTCTAAAAGCCCGCATCCTTATATCAATGAGGTCTTTAAGCATGCCAAAACGATAGCCGGGCAAGGTGAGAAATAA
- a CDS encoding amino acid ABC transporter permease, whose protein sequence is MKLPKITLNDGGQTLLLIIVTLLFWYLGTNASENISKLGITTGFDFLSERAGYDISFSLIDYNQNDTYLKAYFVGVANTLLVSFLSIILATVIGFIIGVGRVSNNWVINRLCRAYVELIRNVPLVVQLVWWYALFLSLPAIRNSIQLGDNIYLSNRGLAIPHLSLGGWGGYVFIALLVSCCAAFVYRRAVIKKVQWVGFNPVLWPRLVAIIVSLPLIVFLFTLLTGNVDYSTPKLAGFNFQGGMIVIPELVALWIALSVYSASYIAEIVRGCIQSIAKGQHEAGKALGFNDSVIMWKLIVPQAIYPMVPQITSVYLNIIKNSSLGVVIGFMELVSSTGGTTLNNTGQAIECILIVMGTYCVFSLVISLLMNWYNSHVAVGK, encoded by the coding sequence ATGAAATTGCCCAAAATAACCCTGAACGATGGGGGTCAAACCCTACTCTTAATCATAGTCACACTCTTATTTTGGTACTTAGGCACCAACGCTTCTGAAAATATTTCTAAACTCGGCATTACCACGGGGTTTGACTTTCTGAGTGAGCGTGCCGGTTACGACATCTCGTTTAGCCTGATCGATTACAACCAAAATGATACCTACTTAAAAGCCTACTTTGTCGGTGTTGCCAACACATTGCTGGTGTCATTTTTAAGTATCATTCTGGCAACCGTCATCGGCTTTATTATCGGTGTCGGCCGCGTTTCGAATAACTGGGTGATCAATCGCCTATGTCGGGCATACGTGGAGCTGATTCGTAATGTACCACTGGTGGTTCAGCTCGTTTGGTGGTATGCCCTGTTTCTCAGCTTACCAGCGATTCGCAACAGTATTCAGCTGGGCGATAACATCTACCTTTCGAACCGTGGATTAGCGATTCCCCACTTATCGCTCGGAGGCTGGGGCGGTTATGTATTTATCGCACTACTCGTCTCGTGTTGTGCGGCATTTGTCTATCGCAGGGCGGTGATCAAAAAGGTTCAGTGGGTCGGTTTTAACCCGGTGTTGTGGCCCCGACTCGTGGCGATCATCGTATCATTACCCCTGATTGTGTTTCTCTTTACCTTGCTCACCGGCAATGTGGATTACAGTACCCCTAAACTGGCCGGATTTAATTTTCAGGGCGGCATGATTGTGATTCCGGAACTGGTCGCCTTGTGGATTGCGCTCTCGGTTTACAGTGCCAGTTACATTGCTGAAATCGTCCGCGGGTGTATTCAGTCGATTGCTAAAGGCCAGCACGAAGCCGGTAAAGCGCTCGGATTTAACGATTCAGTCATCATGTGGAAATTGATTGTGCCACAGGCGATTTATCCGATGGTGCCGCAAATCACCAGTGTTTACCTGAACATTATTAAGAATTCATCACTGGGTGTCGTGATCGGCTTTATGGAACTGGTATCTTCCACCGGCGGAACCACCTTAAACAATACCGGACAAGCCATTGAATGCATTCTGATTGTGATGGGAACCTATTGTGTCTTTAGCTTGGTGATCAGCTTACTGATGAACTGGTACAACTCACATGTTGCGGTAGGGAAATAA